ATTGTTGTGTAAAGAACGTGATCCCCAGGATCGGCGATTAGTGTGGTTGCGGTTGTCCGATGAAGGTATCCGCTTGTTGTCGTTAGAACGCGCGGAACATGTCAAATTCTTAGCCCAAGAGGCCGATGACAAATTGAGTAGGGATGAGCAAGATCAATTGATTGCCTTACTCAATAAGCTGATTCCCCCGGCATCGTCCGAAAAACAATAAGGTGAATGGTGAATGCCCACAATTGGCCTAATTATTAATCCGATGGCTGGACGTGACATCAGACGCTTAGTAGCGGCTGCGTCTTTGCAGTCGGCTCCCGAAAAAATGTTAGTGGTCCGGCGACTCTTTTCCGGGATGTCTGGGATTCCCGGCACAGAAGTGATGATGATAGATGATTATGAAGGATTTGGGCGTTATGCTTTGCATGAATTGAATGACGTCTTGCCTGTAAAACTCATTGCCGGCGAAAAAGAACCGAGTAATGGGGCCTCAACAATTGATTGGGCCCAGCGCCTTGAGCAGGCAGGAGCGCGGGTCATCGTGAGTGTGGGCGGAGATGGTACCCAGCGCAATGTTGCCCAGGCTCATCTCGGGATTCCCATTTTGCCGATTGCCGGCGGAACCAATAACGTCGCTTGCTGGACGGGAGATCAAACCGCAGCGGGTTATGCGTGCGCATTATATCTCGCACGCGGCGATGATCCATTGGAAGTAGGTTTTCAAGCCAAATTGATCCATGTGCAGCTGGAAAATGGCCACGAAGAACTGGCATTAATTGATGTAGCCCTTGTGCGTCAGGCTTACACCGGTGCTTTGGCGGTCTGGCATGCCGATGATGTGGAGCGTCTGCTCTTGACAGTGGCGGATCCAGTTCGGCCGGGGTTATCAAATGTAGGAGGCTTTCTTTATCCTGTTTTTCCCGATGATGATGTCGCTCTTCAAGTGATTTTGCAAGGAGGACCTCCTGGACAAGCTACTTTAGCCGTGATGGCACCAGGTCTGATGACGCCGTTTTATGTTCAACAGGTTGAACCGTTAGCTTTAGGACAAGCGGTGACGTGGAGACGAAAAGAGGGTGGGTCGTTAGCTTTGGACGGCGAGCGAAGCGTGGTGTTACGACCTGGGGAACCGGTGATGCTGCGTGTTATTCGCGACGGACCTTTTGTGTTAGATCCTAGCAAAATCCTGAGAAAAGTTGATTAAAGTCTATGGAACAACACGTCTCCAATCATTTTCATACCCATCTTGGCTGAAGAAAGAGAGCCTAAGAAAATAGTCCCCATGAAAAGCATTTTTTGGTCTAAATCTCGTTCTCTGACCTATGTATAGGGCAACAGGCAAAATTGTCAGGAGGGAGATTATGGGCTCGTCAGATTATGCTGTGAGTGCCAATATGGCTCAGGTTATCGTGCGCCTTGCGACCATTCGTCGGGAAATCAGACAACTAGAAACGGAAGAGCACGTCATTCGCCAAGAACTTTTAAAGACCGTTCAGGATTGGCCGCCTCATGCCTTTCCGATCCGAGTTGGAGAAGTGGAATTACGTCTACAGCAACGGAGTGGACGCATTGATTATGAGGAAGCCTTGCATATTTTGGATTCTCAGGGATTATTAAATCAAGCCCCTGCCGAAGGGATTGTTTCAGATCAAGATGCTCTGATTGCCTTACGCGTGGCCATATCGGAACTCAGTATGCCTCAAGATACCCAACAGCAACTATCCAGCTTCTTTCAACAAGCCATTCAGTTTCGACCCACACTCAGTACGGAATGGTTGGCGCATCTTTTTCAGTCACAGGCTCTGGATGAAGCAAGCTATGCTCGCTGTTTCAAAGACCAGAAACCGGTTGTTCCGGTATTGGTGGTACGCTAATGGGCCACCGGCCTTGATTGGCCTCAATGATACGGCGATATAACAAGGCACTGTCTTTAAGGGTGCGTTGTTGCGTGGCATAATCCACATGAATGAGACCAAAGCGGGGTCTATAGCCTTCGGCCCACTCAAAATTATCGAGTCCGGCCCAATAAAAATACCCGCGGACAATAGCTCCTTGATTTTGGGCCCGGCCTACTGCCGCTATGTGATCTTTCAGAAATTGCTGCCGCAGCCGGTCATCATTCGTCGCTATTCCGTTCTCCGTAATGATCAGAGGCTTATCATAGCGTTTCATGGCCACCAATAATTTTTCGAGACCCTCAGGATAAATTTCCCATCCCATGTCGGTAAGAATTTGGTCCGGTTTGTGTGGAACCGGGGTGAGAAATTGACGGAAACGGGCATATTGCCGGGTATAGTAGTTGATTCCGATAAAATCGGATGTATGCCGGGTCCACCGAATAAAGCGGCCATTAAACAAGGAATGAAGAAGACGGGCATTGTAACGGTCTAGCCGGGAGCGACTGTTATAGGGTTCAAAAGCCAGAAGATGGTGAGCCAGTCCTACCATGGCATGGGCGTTTTGCTGTTTTATTTGGTGATAAGCGGCATTGTGACACGCGAGAAGGCGGGGACCGATTTGCCACACTTCTTTGAGATTTTTATGTCCAGGCGGCCATTGCCCATTACCATAACCCATCACGGCATAGACCATGGGTTCATTGATGGTGATATAAAACCGGACCAAATCGCCTAGATGGCTAACAACCTGCTTGACATAGCGAGCAAATAGCTGAGGAGCCTGAGGATGGAAAAACCCTCCCTGCGCGGCAAACCATAGGGGCAACGTAAAGTGATGCAATGTGATTATGGGCTCCATATGGTGGCTAATAACAGCTTCAGTCATAGCCCGGTAATGCTGTAAAGCGTTCTCATCAAAATACCCAGGCTTCGGTTCAATGCGGCTCCATTCTAGTGAATAGCGGTACGCATTGATGCCGATCTCAGAAAACAGATTAAGGTCCTCAGGATATTTTTCGTAATGAAGGCAGGCGTTTCCCGATTTCTCGGGAACATGGCCCGTGTCTTCCCATTGTGTCCAATCGTTATGGTTGTTGCCTTCTACTTGATGACTTGATGTTGCCACACCCCATAAAAACGGTGTGGTATCAAGAGGCCAAGACATCATCCGTTATTCTGCCTTTCTACGCATACGCTTGAAAATTTTATGGTACGTCCTGTTCGATCGAACCCACACGGACGCGAATGGCCTTGGGGATGGTTTTTACGGTGACGGGCAAATGACCAATCAATTCCCCATCGGCATGGACCCACAACGCTTTGGGTCCTTCGAGGGTCAAGGAGGCGGCGGGAAAGGTTTTCACCACTTTGCGGCTGACATGGCTTCCCCGAAAAACGCGCGCTAATAACGGAAATACTTGCCAGGGGCTAATCCCTTCAATCCATACGACTTGGAATTCACCGTCGTGCGGATTGGCTTCCGGACAGATTTTCAT
The Sulfobacillus thermosulfidooxidans DNA segment above includes these coding regions:
- a CDS encoding NAD(+)/NADH kinase, translated to MPTIGLIINPMAGRDIRRLVAAASLQSAPEKMLVVRRLFSGMSGIPGTEVMMIDDYEGFGRYALHELNDVLPVKLIAGEKEPSNGASTIDWAQRLEQAGARVIVSVGGDGTQRNVAQAHLGIPILPIAGGTNNVACWTGDQTAAGYACALYLARGDDPLEVGFQAKLIHVQLENGHEELALIDVALVRQAYTGALAVWHADDVERLLLTVADPVRPGLSNVGGFLYPVFPDDDVALQVILQGGPPGQATLAVMAPGLMTPFYVQQVEPLALGQAVTWRRKEGGSLALDGERSVVLRPGEPVMLRVIRDGPFVLDPSKILRKVD
- a CDS encoding glycoside hydrolase family 1 protein codes for the protein MMSWPLDTTPFLWGVATSSHQVEGNNHNDWTQWEDTGHVPEKSGNACLHYEKYPEDLNLFSEIGINAYRYSLEWSRIEPKPGYFDENALQHYRAMTEAVISHHMEPIITLHHFTLPLWFAAQGGFFHPQAPQLFARYVKQVVSHLGDLVRFYITINEPMVYAVMGYGNGQWPPGHKNLKEVWQIGPRLLACHNAAYHQIKQQNAHAMVGLAHHLLAFEPYNSRSRLDRYNARLLHSLFNGRFIRWTRHTSDFIGINYYTRQYARFRQFLTPVPHKPDQILTDMGWEIYPEGLEKLLVAMKRYDKPLIITENGIATNDDRLRQQFLKDHIAAVGRAQNQGAIVRGYFYWAGLDNFEWAEGYRPRFGLIHVDYATQQRTLKDSALLYRRIIEANQGRWPISVPPIPEQPVSGL